A single window of Sporosarcina sp. Marseille-Q4943 DNA harbors:
- a CDS encoding electron transfer flavoprotein subunit alpha/FixB family protein produces the protein MSKKVVVLGEAREGALRNVSFEAVAAAKAVAGGGEIVGLLFGDAVQSLGEEMIKYGADRVITVEHPHLKHYTSDGFGQAFMAVYEQEKPDAIVFGHTALGKDLSPKIASKLESGLISDVTAIEGEGDDAVFVRPIYSGKAFEIVKNKEGLLFITVRPNNIEALAKDESRSGDVSSVSVDITNLRSIISEVVRKSTEGVDLSEAKVVVAGGRGVKSAEGFAPLEELAQLLGGAVGASRGACDADYCDYSLQIGQTGKVVTPDLYIAAGISGAIQHMAGMSNSKVIVAINKDPEANIFKVADYGIVGDLFEVIPMMIEEIKKIKTN, from the coding sequence ATGTCTAAAAAAGTAGTAGTACTTGGTGAAGCTCGTGAAGGTGCATTACGGAACGTTTCATTCGAAGCGGTTGCAGCTGCCAAAGCAGTAGCTGGCGGCGGGGAAATCGTTGGTTTACTATTTGGGGATGCAGTTCAATCATTAGGGGAAGAAATGATCAAATACGGTGCGGATCGTGTTATCACTGTGGAGCATCCCCATTTAAAACATTATACATCAGACGGCTTCGGCCAAGCTTTTATGGCTGTGTATGAGCAGGAAAAGCCAGACGCCATCGTTTTCGGCCATACTGCTTTAGGCAAGGATCTGTCTCCGAAGATTGCTAGTAAACTAGAATCAGGATTGATATCCGATGTGACTGCAATCGAAGGGGAAGGCGACGACGCGGTATTTGTCCGCCCGATTTATTCCGGCAAGGCGTTTGAAATAGTAAAGAACAAAGAAGGGCTTCTCTTCATTACTGTCCGCCCAAACAATATTGAAGCGCTTGCGAAAGACGAAAGCCGCTCAGGTGACGTTTCTTCCGTTTCGGTTGATATTACTAACCTTCGCTCAATCATTAGCGAAGTCGTTCGTAAGTCAACGGAAGGCGTCGATTTATCAGAGGCGAAAGTCGTCGTCGCTGGCGGCCGCGGTGTGAAGAGTGCGGAGGGCTTCGCGCCTCTTGAAGAATTGGCACAATTGCTCGGCGGTGCAGTAGGTGCATCCCGAGGAGCGTGTGATGCGGACTACTGCGATTATTCCTTGCAAATCGGGCAGACGGGTAAAGTCGTGACACCTGATCTGTACATAGCTGCTGGAATTTCAGGCGCAATCCAGCACATGGCTGGAATGTCAAACTCAAAAGTGATCGTCGCCATCAATAAAGACCCAGAAGCAAACATTTTCAAAGTAGCAGACTACGGCATCGTAGGAGACTTGTTCGAAGTCATCCCGATGATGATCGAAGAAATCAAGAAAATCAAAACAAACTAA
- a CDS encoding VOC family protein: MSVLFRVELYVKDIEESLKFYQDIIGLELYGRNERSGRFNYDCFSLLIASESILGDEHYFNSKAKSDVKGNGFELIIVVDELEKVYQRCLKCNYPIEVDVEKYPWNMRGFKIADPDGYFLRITSK; the protein is encoded by the coding sequence ATGAGTGTACTATTTAGAGTAGAGTTGTATGTAAAGGACATTGAGGAATCCTTGAAATTTTATCAAGATATTATTGGACTGGAACTCTACGGTCGAAATGAACGTTCTGGTCGCTTCAATTACGATTGCTTTTCATTGTTAATCGCTTCTGAATCAATCCTAGGGGATGAACATTATTTTAACAGTAAAGCTAAAAGCGATGTTAAAGGAAATGGTTTTGAATTAATTATTGTTGTAGATGAATTGGAAAAAGTTTATCAGCGATGTCTCAAATGCAACTATCCAATTGAAGTTGATGTAGAAAAATACCCTTGGAATATGAGAGGTTTTAAGATTGCTGATCCAGATGGATACTTTTTGAGAATTACTTCCAAATGA
- the uvrC gene encoding excinuclease ABC subunit UvrC — MNEKIEHKLSLLPDLPGCYLMKDRQGTIIYVGKAKILKNRVRSYFTGSHDAKTQRLVGEIEDFEYIITSSDIEALILELNLIKQHDPKYNIMLKDDKTYPYLKITSERHPKLIVTRQLKKDKGKYFGPYPNATAAHETKKLLDRLYPYRKCHQLPDRVCLYYHMGQCLAPCVNEIKQETYKEMVDDISRFLNGGYKSVKKDLTEKMSVAAENLEFERAKEYRDQIANIEAVMEKQTMMMNDFTDRDVFGYAVEKGWMCVQVFFVRQGKLIERDVSIFPLYQDPEEEMLTFIGQFYGKTGHLLPKEILLPEGIDQEIVQQLLNVNVFIPQRGKKKDLVKLSNKNAEISLREKFQLIERQEQRTIGACEELGEAMRISTPLRIEAFDNSHTGGVDPVSAMVSFVDGRPNRKDYRKYKTRTAAAHDDYGAMREVIRRRYVRVLRDHLPLPDLIIIDGGKGQMEIAREIIEDELGLSIPIAGLAKDEKHQTAQLLYGNPVEVVPLKRTSEAFYLLQRIQDEVHRFVITFHRQRRDSNSLTSVLDGLPGVGPKRKQQLLKHFGSIKKIRDATVAELNDAGLPMKVAETVMEYFKEEK, encoded by the coding sequence ATGAATGAAAAAATAGAGCATAAATTGTCCTTGCTGCCGGACTTGCCTGGCTGCTACTTAATGAAGGATCGCCAAGGCACAATCATCTATGTAGGTAAGGCTAAAATATTGAAAAACAGGGTCCGGAGTTATTTCACCGGTTCCCATGACGCAAAAACACAGCGCCTCGTCGGGGAAATCGAGGACTTTGAATATATTATCACATCATCGGATATCGAGGCGCTCATCTTGGAGTTGAACCTCATCAAACAGCATGATCCGAAATACAATATCATGCTGAAAGACGACAAGACGTATCCCTACTTGAAAATCACTTCAGAACGTCATCCGAAACTGATTGTTACAAGGCAACTTAAAAAGGATAAAGGAAAGTATTTCGGACCTTATCCGAACGCCACAGCTGCTCATGAAACGAAAAAGTTGCTCGACCGGTTATATCCATATCGAAAATGCCATCAGCTGCCGGACCGTGTCTGCCTGTACTATCATATGGGGCAATGCCTGGCACCATGTGTGAATGAAATAAAGCAGGAAACATACAAAGAAATGGTCGACGATATTAGCCGTTTCTTAAATGGTGGATATAAAAGCGTGAAAAAAGATCTGACGGAGAAAATGTCCGTAGCCGCCGAAAACCTAGAATTCGAGCGTGCAAAGGAATATCGGGACCAGATCGCCAATATCGAAGCGGTCATGGAGAAACAGACGATGATGATGAACGACTTCACAGACCGTGACGTTTTTGGGTATGCGGTTGAAAAAGGATGGATGTGCGTCCAAGTATTTTTCGTCCGACAAGGTAAATTGATTGAAAGGGATGTTTCCATTTTCCCTCTATATCAGGACCCTGAGGAAGAGATGCTTACATTCATCGGTCAATTTTACGGCAAGACCGGTCATCTCCTGCCGAAGGAGATATTATTGCCGGAAGGAATCGACCAAGAAATCGTGCAGCAATTGCTGAATGTGAATGTGTTCATCCCACAGCGGGGGAAGAAAAAGGATTTAGTGAAGTTATCGAATAAAAATGCTGAAATTTCATTGCGGGAAAAATTCCAGCTCATTGAACGCCAAGAACAGAGGACAATCGGTGCTTGCGAAGAACTCGGAGAGGCGATGAGGATTTCGACTCCACTGCGGATTGAAGCCTTTGATAACTCCCATACCGGGGGCGTCGATCCGGTTTCTGCGATGGTATCCTTTGTTGATGGAAGACCGAACCGGAAAGATTACAGGAAATACAAGACGAGGACTGCGGCTGCTCATGACGATTATGGAGCGATGCGTGAAGTGATCAGAAGACGCTATGTCCGAGTGTTGAGAGATCATCTGCCGTTACCTGATCTGATCATCATCGATGGAGGAAAAGGACAGATGGAGATTGCTCGGGAAATAATCGAGGATGAACTCGGCCTGTCCATTCCAATAGCTGGCCTGGCGAAGGATGAAAAGCATCAGACTGCCCAATTGTTGTACGGGAATCCGGTAGAAGTCGTCCCGTTGAAGCGAACGAGCGAAGCATTCTATTTGCTCCAGCGGATACAGGATGAAGTGCATCGGTTCGTCATTACGTTCCATAGACAACGCAGGGATTCCAATTCATTAACATCTGTTTTGGACGGATTGCCAGGAGTTGGACCAAAGCGGAAGCAGCAACTGTTAAAGCATTTTGGTTCAATTAAGAAAATACGCGATGCAACTGTAGCCGAGCTGAATGATGCAGGTCTCCCAATGAAAGTTGCCGAAACGGTGATGGAGTATTTTAAAGAGGAAAAATGA
- a CDS encoding LuxR C-terminal-related transcriptional regulator, producing the protein MKNRSLLTAREREIFHLLVDDHTTKEIAGRLGISEKTVRNHISNTIQKLGVSGRAQAIVELLRLGELKLN; encoded by the coding sequence ATGAAAAACCGTTCTTTGCTTACAGCAAGGGAGCGAGAAATCTTTCATCTATTAGTGGATGATCATACGACGAAAGAAATCGCAGGACGGCTCGGCATTAGCGAAAAAACCGTCCGGAATCATATTTCGAATACCATTCAGAAATTAGGAGTATCCGGAAGGGCACAAGCGATTGTCGAATTGTTGCGATTAGGGGAACTGAAACTGAATTAA
- a CDS encoding succinate dehydrogenase cytochrome b558 subunit, with translation MSRESDFYLRRLHSLLGVIPVGLFLAQHLVINHFATRGEEAFNNASNFMGSLPFVLFLEWFIIYIPLMFHAFYGVYIAFTAKNNVQRYGTFRNWMFMLQRVTGVFLVVFIAWHIYETRIQKALGAEVNFNMMEEILSNPFMLAFYIAGVLAATFHLANGLWSFAVTWGISQSPRSQKIVSYITILAFLVLSVIGIQALLAFV, from the coding sequence TTGTCGAGAGAATCAGATTTTTACTTGCGCCGACTTCATTCATTGCTCGGAGTTATTCCGGTTGGGTTGTTCCTCGCTCAACACTTGGTCATCAACCATTTTGCAACGCGCGGTGAAGAAGCGTTCAATAACGCATCCAATTTCATGGGGAGCTTACCGTTCGTCCTGTTCTTGGAATGGTTCATTATCTATATTCCGTTAATGTTCCATGCGTTTTATGGTGTGTACATAGCTTTCACTGCGAAAAATAATGTTCAGCGCTACGGCACATTCCGTAACTGGATGTTCATGTTGCAACGTGTAACAGGTGTTTTCCTAGTCGTTTTCATAGCGTGGCATATCTATGAAACGAGAATCCAGAAAGCACTTGGAGCAGAAGTGAACTTCAACATGATGGAAGAGATCCTTTCTAATCCGTTCATGCTTGCGTTCTATATTGCAGGTGTATTGGCAGCGACATTCCACTTGGCAAATGGCCTATGGTCGTTCGCTGTAACGTGGGGGATTTCACAATCGCCACGTTCACAAAAGATCGTTTCCTACATTACAATCCTAGCATTCTTAGTACTTTCCGTAATAGGTATACAAGCATTATTGGCATTCGTCTAA
- the sdhB gene encoding succinate dehydrogenase iron-sulfur subunit, whose protein sequence is MTEQTTAVLEQQTAEKTVHFEIQRQDTPDSKPYWESFKIPYRPNMNVISALMEIRRNPVNAEGKKTTPVNWDMNCLEEVCGACSMVINGRPRQSCTALVDQLTQPIRLEPMRTFPVVRDLVVDREFMFDSLKRIKAWIPIDGTYDLGEGPRMPERKRQWAYELSKCMTCGVCLEACPNVNDKTNFIGPALLSQVRLFNSHPTGAMNKDERLETIMSDGGIGECGNSQNCVVACPKGIPLTTSIAAMNRATTVQMFKNFFGSDHMVD, encoded by the coding sequence GTGACTGAGCAAACAACTGCTGTCCTTGAGCAGCAAACTGCAGAGAAAACGGTCCATTTTGAAATCCAGCGTCAAGACACGCCTGATTCAAAACCGTATTGGGAAAGCTTTAAAATCCCATACAGACCGAATATGAACGTCATTTCCGCTCTAATGGAAATCCGTCGTAACCCGGTGAATGCTGAAGGGAAGAAAACGACGCCAGTCAACTGGGACATGAACTGCCTTGAAGAAGTTTGTGGCGCATGTTCTATGGTGATCAACGGACGCCCTCGCCAATCTTGTACAGCTTTGGTCGATCAGCTTACACAGCCGATCCGCCTTGAGCCGATGAGAACATTCCCGGTAGTACGTGACTTGGTTGTAGACCGTGAGTTCATGTTCGATTCCCTCAAAAGAATCAAAGCTTGGATTCCAATCGATGGCACATACGATTTGGGCGAAGGTCCACGTATGCCGGAACGTAAACGCCAATGGGCTTACGAATTGTCAAAATGCATGACGTGCGGCGTCTGCCTAGAAGCTTGTCCGAACGTCAACGACAAAACGAACTTCATCGGACCGGCATTATTGTCTCAAGTTCGCCTATTCAACTCGCATCCGACAGGTGCAATGAACAAAGACGAGCGCTTGGAGACAATCATGTCTGACGGAGGAATCGGTGAATGCGGTAACTCGCAAAACTGTGTTGTCGCATGTCCAAAAGGAATTCCTTTGACAACATCCATTGCTGCGATGAACCGCGCAACGACAGTACAAATGTTCAAAAACTTCTTCGGAAGCGACCATATGGTTGACTGA
- a CDS encoding DUF3775 domain-containing protein, whose translation MVNSLFIDKNQIFRDVIRLAETWKNAHDSSGFEGGSITEMLAFEATSEGRKINELAIELDNYLQSLNYDDIKMLQTVMYLGRDQDYDGSLHPHLIYKNEFDYFEKHGWVSKEVEINQMTEKLPLADYLKSGLDILKVSL comes from the coding sequence ATGGTGAATTCATTGTTCATTGATAAAAATCAAATCTTTAGAGATGTAATTCGTTTAGCTGAAACTTGGAAAAATGCTCATGATTCGTCTGGATTTGAAGGTGGAAGTATTACAGAAATGCTGGCTTTCGAAGCTACATCCGAGGGCCGAAAAATTAATGAATTGGCAATTGAACTAGATAATTATCTACAATCATTGAATTATGATGACATAAAAATGTTACAAACTGTAATGTACCTTGGAAGAGATCAAGATTATGATGGATCCCTTCATCCTCACCTTATTTATAAAAATGAGTTTGACTACTTTGAAAAACATGGTTGGGTTAGCAAAGAGGTTGAGATTAATCAAATGACTGAGAAACTGCCTTTAGCTGATTACTTAAAGTCTGGTTTAGATATACTTAAGGTTTCTCTATAG
- a CDS encoding electron transfer flavoprotein subunit beta/FixA family protein codes for MNIYALVKRTFDTEEKIAVSNGKIVEDGAEFIINPYDEYAIEEAIQVRDEHGGEVTVITIGDEEAEKQLRTALAMGADKAVLINTEDDLDEMDEFTAAKIIAEYLKDKNADLILAGNVAIDGGSGQVGPRVAELLGINYVTTITNLEINGTSVKIIRDVEGDSETIETSLPLLVTAQQGLNEPRYPSLPGIMKAKKKPLDELELDDLDLDEDDVEAKTETVEIYLPPQKAAGRILEGDLSDQVKELVDLLNKEAKVL; via the coding sequence ATGAACATTTATGCATTGGTGAAACGAACTTTTGACACTGAGGAGAAGATCGCTGTATCAAACGGAAAAATCGTTGAAGACGGCGCGGAATTCATCATTAATCCTTACGACGAATATGCAATTGAAGAAGCGATCCAAGTACGCGATGAGCACGGCGGTGAAGTGACAGTCATTACAATCGGTGACGAAGAAGCGGAAAAACAACTTCGTACGGCGTTGGCCATGGGGGCGGACAAAGCTGTCCTTATTAATACCGAGGACGACTTGGATGAGATGGACGAGTTCACTGCGGCTAAAATCATCGCAGAATACTTGAAAGACAAAAATGCAGATTTGATCCTTGCAGGGAACGTTGCGATCGATGGCGGCTCCGGGCAAGTGGGACCACGTGTTGCGGAACTGCTAGGAATCAATTATGTTACGACAATTACAAACTTGGAAATCAATGGCACTTCCGTCAAAATCATTCGCGATGTCGAAGGAGATTCTGAGACTATTGAAACTTCATTGCCATTACTAGTCACAGCACAACAAGGATTGAACGAGCCTCGCTATCCTTCTCTACCAGGTATCATGAAGGCGAAGAAAAAGCCGCTTGATGAACTGGAATTGGATGATCTCGATCTTGATGAGGATGATGTGGAAGCGAAAACGGAAACGGTTGAAATTTATCTTCCGCCTCAAAAAGCGGCTGGACGCATCCTTGAAGGCGACTTGTCCGATCAGGTGAAAGAGCTCGTGGATCTTCTGAATAAAGAAGCAAAAGTGCTTTGA
- a CDS encoding TetR/AcrR family transcriptional regulator — MKRDKPKYKQIVDAAVIVIAENGYHQAQVSKIAKEAGVADGTIYLYFKNKEDILISVFREKMGVFVDNVKEILQKEISATEMLAKMIENHFSLLNGDRHLAIVTQLELRQSNKDLRYRINEVLKEYLTLLDTILKEGIEKGEFDEHIDIRLARQMVFGTIDETITSWVMNDQKYDLMKLAPEVHRLLLNGMKA, encoded by the coding sequence TTGAAACGCGATAAACCTAAATATAAACAGATAGTGGATGCCGCCGTCATCGTCATTGCCGAAAACGGTTATCATCAGGCGCAAGTCTCGAAGATCGCCAAGGAAGCAGGCGTTGCCGACGGAACGATATACCTTTATTTCAAAAATAAAGAGGATATCCTTATTTCCGTCTTCCGGGAGAAGATGGGCGTCTTTGTCGATAACGTGAAAGAGATCTTGCAAAAAGAAATCTCGGCGACAGAGATGCTTGCAAAGATGATTGAAAACCATTTCAGTTTGCTCAATGGCGACCGCCACCTAGCCATTGTAACCCAGTTGGAATTACGGCAATCCAACAAAGATCTTCGATACAGAATCAACGAAGTATTGAAGGAGTATTTGACGTTGCTCGATACCATTTTAAAAGAAGGTATCGAAAAAGGTGAGTTTGACGAGCATATCGACATCCGGCTGGCGCGTCAAATGGTATTCGGGACGATAGACGAAACAATCACCTCATGGGTAATGAATGATCAAAAATATGATTTAATGAAATTGGCACCAGAAGTCCATCGCTTACTTTTAAATGGAATGAAAGCGTAA
- a CDS encoding YslB family protein — translation MTKQTYEAPTRLGYEIIRDHVLPNILGKHEDEILYWSGKDIARKFPIFSIDELPDFFQEAGWGILVSHEGKTAKDEALFILEQSEATLIENRSYQLEAGFIAEQFQKLNGVLTECYGEKFPKEKLVRFLVKWDSKTRI, via the coding sequence TTGACTAAACAAACATATGAAGCTCCGACACGATTAGGATATGAAATCATAAGGGACCATGTGCTCCCTAACATACTAGGTAAACATGAAGATGAAATCCTCTACTGGTCTGGTAAAGATATTGCGAGGAAGTTCCCCATTTTTTCAATCGATGAACTCCCGGATTTTTTCCAAGAGGCAGGTTGGGGAATTCTCGTATCTCATGAAGGCAAGACCGCAAAGGACGAGGCATTGTTCATTCTGGAGCAAAGTGAGGCAACATTGATTGAGAACAGATCATACCAGTTGGAAGCCGGCTTCATTGCGGAACAATTTCAAAAACTGAATGGAGTCCTCACAGAATGCTATGGTGAGAAATTCCCAAAAGAGAAGCTTGTCCGCTTTCTCGTAAAATGGGACTCGAAAACAAGAATATGA
- the trxA gene encoding thioredoxin: MAILHATDQDFKEQTKDGLVLVDFWATWCGPCKMIAPVLEELDQDLNGKAKIVKVDVDENQATAGEYGIMSIPTLVLFKDGEIVDKVVGFQPKEQLAELIEKHA; encoded by the coding sequence ATGGCTATTCTTCATGCAACTGACCAAGACTTTAAAGAACAAACTAAAGACGGCCTCGTCCTAGTTGACTTCTGGGCAACATGGTGCGGACCTTGCAAAATGATCGCTCCTGTATTGGAGGAACTCGACCAAGACCTTAACGGCAAAGCGAAAATTGTTAAAGTCGACGTAGACGAAAACCAAGCAACTGCTGGCGAATACGGCATCATGTCTATCCCGACACTTGTCCTTTTCAAAGATGGGGAAATTGTCGACAAAGTTGTCGGTTTCCAACCGAAAGAACAACTTGCTGAATTGATCGAAAAACACGCGTAA
- a CDS encoding thioesterase family protein, producing the protein MLRIAYIDNMEKWMEEFTFSVPVSVRFSETDMYGHLNNTVTFAYFEYARIEYLKHVGHMEEWLDPKGTTIPVVADLQCDYMKQVFFDEQLSIYVKAASIGNSSVDIHYMARNAKNELVFTGRGTIVQIDRTTGKSVPWKNDQKSGFSL; encoded by the coding sequence ATGTTGAGGATTGCATATATTGATAACATGGAGAAGTGGATGGAAGAGTTCACGTTTTCAGTACCTGTGTCCGTCAGGTTTTCAGAAACGGATATGTACGGCCATTTAAACAATACCGTCACCTTCGCATATTTTGAATATGCGCGGATCGAATACTTAAAGCACGTCGGCCATATGGAAGAGTGGCTTGACCCGAAAGGAACGACAATACCAGTCGTTGCTGATCTGCAATGCGACTATATGAAGCAAGTATTCTTTGACGAGCAGTTGTCGATATATGTTAAAGCTGCATCTATCGGAAACAGCTCCGTCGACATTCATTATATGGCAAGAAATGCTAAGAACGAACTAGTTTTTACGGGAAGAGGGACGATTGTCCAAATCGATAGGACAACAGGCAAATCCGTTCCATGGAAAAACGATCAAAAATCCGGGTTTTCCTTGTAA
- the sdhA gene encoding succinate dehydrogenase flavoprotein subunit gives MAKGRLIVVGGGLAGLMATIKAAEEGVGVDLFSLVPVKRSHSVCAQGGINGAVNTKGEGDSPAIHFDDTVYGGDFLANQPPVKAMAEAAPGIIHLMDRMGVMFNRTPEGLLDFRRFGGTLHHRTAFAGATTGQQLLYALDEQVRRHEVAGLVQKFEHWEFLGIIMDDEGICRGIKAQNMQSMEIKAFPGDAVIMATGGPGIIFGKSTNSVINTGSAASIVYQQGAKYANGEFIQIHPTAIPGDDKLRLMSESARGEGGRIWTYKDGKPWYFLEEKYPDYGNLVPRDIATREIFDVCVNQKLGINGENMVYLDLSHKDPKELDIKLGGIIEIYEKFTGDDPRKLPMKIFPAVHYSMGGLWVDYEQHTNIPGLFAAGECDYSQHGANRLGANSLLSAIYGGMVAGPEAVKYMRGVKRTADELPSTLFETAVKDEQQKWDATLKMDGNENAYILHRELGEIMTDNVTVVRYNDKLQETDYKIQELLERYENINIVDTQQWSNQGATFTRQLKNMLYLARVITLGALNRNESRGAHYKPDFPERDDENFLKTTIAEFDGKSAPILSYEEVDVSLIPPRKRDYSAKKGD, from the coding sequence ATGGCAAAAGGCAGATTGATTGTCGTCGGTGGCGGACTTGCCGGCTTGATGGCAACTATCAAAGCTGCGGAAGAAGGGGTCGGGGTAGACCTGTTCTCACTCGTTCCGGTTAAACGCTCCCACTCCGTTTGTGCACAAGGCGGCATTAACGGCGCAGTGAATACAAAAGGTGAGGGTGACTCGCCTGCAATACACTTTGATGACACTGTATATGGTGGGGACTTCCTTGCGAACCAACCTCCTGTCAAAGCTATGGCTGAGGCGGCTCCGGGGATCATTCACTTGATGGACCGGATGGGTGTTATGTTTAACCGTACACCTGAAGGATTATTGGATTTCCGCCGTTTTGGCGGTACGTTGCATCACCGTACAGCTTTTGCTGGCGCTACGACAGGCCAACAACTTCTATATGCATTGGACGAGCAAGTTCGCCGTCATGAGGTGGCAGGTCTTGTTCAAAAGTTCGAGCATTGGGAATTTCTTGGGATCATCATGGATGATGAAGGAATTTGCCGAGGCATTAAAGCACAAAACATGCAGTCTATGGAAATTAAGGCGTTCCCTGGAGACGCGGTCATTATGGCGACTGGCGGACCTGGAATCATTTTCGGTAAATCGACAAACTCAGTAATCAATACAGGTTCCGCAGCTTCGATAGTTTATCAGCAAGGGGCTAAATATGCGAATGGTGAATTCATCCAAATTCACCCGACTGCTATTCCTGGAGATGACAAACTTCGTCTTATGAGTGAATCAGCTCGTGGTGAAGGTGGCCGTATTTGGACGTATAAAGACGGTAAGCCATGGTACTTCCTTGAAGAAAAATATCCTGATTACGGAAACTTGGTACCACGTGACATTGCGACACGTGAAATTTTTGATGTCTGCGTTAATCAAAAATTGGGTATTAACGGGGAAAACATGGTCTACCTTGACCTTTCCCATAAAGATCCGAAAGAACTTGATATCAAACTTGGCGGCATCATTGAAATCTATGAGAAATTTACAGGCGATGATCCACGCAAACTGCCGATGAAAATCTTCCCTGCGGTCCATTATTCGATGGGCGGACTATGGGTCGACTATGAGCAGCATACGAATATCCCTGGTCTGTTTGCTGCTGGTGAGTGTGATTACTCTCAACACGGTGCGAACCGTCTTGGAGCGAACTCATTGCTATCTGCCATCTATGGTGGAATGGTAGCAGGTCCAGAAGCGGTCAAGTATATGCGCGGCGTAAAACGCACTGCAGACGAGCTTCCATCGACATTGTTCGAAACAGCTGTGAAAGACGAACAGCAAAAATGGGACGCGACATTGAAGATGGATGGAAACGAGAATGCGTATATTCTGCATAGGGAACTCGGAGAAATCATGACTGATAACGTGACAGTTGTCCGTTACAACGATAAATTGCAAGAAACAGACTACAAGATTCAAGAGCTTCTAGAACGTTATGAAAACATCAATATTGTGGATACACAACAATGGTCTAACCAAGGCGCGACATTCACTCGCCAGTTGAAAAACATGCTATACTTGGCACGAGTCATCACTTTAGGAGCACTGAATCGTAATGAGAGCCGTGGCGCACATTACAAACCGGACTTCCCTGAACGTGACGACGAAAACTTCTTGAAAACGACGATTGCAGAATTCGATGGGAAATCTGCGCCGATCCTTTCTTATGAAGAAGTGGATGTATCCTTGATTCCGCCGCGTAAACGTGACTATTCAGCGAAGAAAGGAGATTGA
- a CDS encoding enoyl-CoA hydratase, producing the protein MEFLKIVVEDGVASVSINRPPANALSSGLIQEIDQMLDKVEHDESVRVIMLHGEGKFFSAGADIKEFTTVTSGEQFSQLASAGQDVFERMESFKKPIIAAIHGAALGGGLELAMGCHIRLVTEKAKLGLPELQLGLIPGFAGTQRLPRYVGVAKAAEMLLTSDPISGEEAVRWGLANHAFPEEELLPKAMELAKKIAKKSPIAMKAALRMLQYTKTDSFYEGVKAEADSFGEVFVSEDAKEGIQAFIDKREPQFKGN; encoded by the coding sequence ATGGAGTTCTTGAAAATCGTTGTTGAAGATGGAGTAGCATCCGTTTCAATCAACCGACCGCCGGCCAATGCCTTATCTAGCGGTCTCATCCAAGAGATTGACCAAATGTTGGATAAAGTTGAGCATGACGAATCCGTCAGAGTCATCATGCTCCACGGAGAAGGTAAATTCTTTTCAGCAGGCGCTGACATTAAGGAATTTACGACAGTGACATCCGGCGAACAATTTTCACAGCTTGCTTCAGCAGGTCAGGACGTGTTTGAACGGATGGAAAGCTTCAAAAAGCCGATCATTGCCGCTATCCATGGAGCAGCGCTCGGTGGAGGGTTGGAATTGGCAATGGGTTGCCATATCCGGCTAGTTACGGAGAAGGCTAAACTCGGATTGCCGGAATTGCAATTGGGTCTCATTCCCGGGTTTGCCGGCACTCAGCGCTTGCCACGGTATGTCGGAGTGGCGAAGGCGGCTGAAATGCTGTTGACGAGCGATCCGATTTCCGGAGAAGAAGCTGTCCGTTGGGGACTAGCTAATCATGCATTCCCGGAGGAAGAGCTGCTTCCAAAGGCAATGGAGTTGGCAAAAAAGATTGCGAAGAAAAGTCCTATTGCAATGAAGGCAGCCCTCCGCATGCTTCAATACACGAAGACAGACTCGTTCTACGAAGGGGTGAAGGCTGAGGCCGATTCATTCGGAGAGGTTTTCGTCTCAGAGGATGCAAAAGAAGGTATCCAAGCATTCATTGACAAAAGGGAACCACAATTCAAAGGGAATTAA